A single genomic interval of Hevea brasiliensis isolate MT/VB/25A 57/8 chromosome 4, ASM3005281v1, whole genome shotgun sequence harbors:
- the LOC110649840 gene encoding probable chlorophyll(ide) b reductase NYC1, chloroplastic encodes MAAAITKLHIYPQGIDQFSFGEQPRNGLLRQGFLWSGSGGVHRGRHGLYVQKCRSFRSEDKGEVEEKQNISEKNCKVVKENEDKLKKGGGLWSTLKDAVSGFGRSDSQSNEEHTKAVAKLEEVLSLIAIQIGRYIVTMMSTGVILAVGFHLSGGDSQMNTLIWYSWLGGIIIGTMVGANMVLDEHCRAGPRNVVVTGSTRGLGKALAREFLLSGDRVVIASRSPESVDMTVKELEENLTEGMVTTSGSSRTNLTHAKVVGISCDVCEPSDVQKLANFAINEFGSIDIWINNAGTNKGFRPLLQFTDEDIKQIVSTNLVGSILCTREAMRVMVNQPKGGHIFNMDGAGSGGSSTPLTAVYGSTKCGLRQLQSSLLKECRRSKVGVHTASPGMVLTDLLLSGSTLKNKQMFNIICELPETVARTLVPRMRVVKGSGKAINYLTPPRILLALVTAWLRRGRWFDAQGRALYAAEADRLRNWAENRARFSFTDAMEMYTENTWVSVFSLSVVCAFIILSSTGSTFPGT; translated from the exons ATGGCTGCTGCAATAACTAAACTTCACATATACCCACAAGGCATAGATCAGTTTTCTTTCGGGGAACAACCGAGAAATGGATTACTTAGGCAAGGTTTTTTATGGTCAGGTTCTGGTGGGGTACATAGGGGACGTCATGGTTTGTACGTGCAGAAGTGCAGGTCTTTTAGGTCTGAGGATAAAGGAGAAGTGGAAGAGAAACAGAACATAAGTGAGAAAAATTGTAAGGTGGTGAAGGAAAACGAGGACAAGTTGAAGAAGGGAGGTGGGCTCTGGAGTACTTTGAAAGATGCTGTTTCTGGGTTTGGAAGGTCGGATTCACAATCAAATGAGGAGCATACGAAGGCAGTAGCTAAATTGGAGGAGGTTCTCTCATTG ATTGCTATCCAAATAGGAAGATATATTGTCACTATGATGAGCACTGGTGTGATACTTGCAGTTGGTTTTCACTTGTCAG GTGGAGACAGTCAAATGAATACACTGATTTGGTATAGCTGGCTTGGAGGAATTATTATTGGAACTATGGTAGGTGCTAACATGGTTTTAGATGAACATTGTCGAGCTGGTCCGCGCAATGTTGTTGTGACTGGAAG CACAAGGGGACTCGGAAAGGCACTTGCTCGAGAATTTCTTCTGTCTGGCGATCGTGTGGTTATTGCTTCACGCAG TCCTGAGTCTGTAGATATGACAGTCAAAGAGCTTGAAGAGAACCTCACGGAGGGAATGGTCACCACCAGTGGTTCATCTAGGACAAATCTAACACATGCAAAAGTGGTTGGCATATCTTGTGATGTTTGTGAACCTTCTGATGTGCAGAAATTGGCAAATTTTGCTATCAATGAGTTTGGATCCATTGATATATGG ATAAATAATGCTGGCACAAATAAAGGATTTAGACCCTTGCTGCAGTTTACTGATGAAGATATTAAGCAG ATTGTTTCAACAAATTTGGTTGGATCTATTCTCTGCACTCGAGAAGCAATGCGTGTCATGGTAAACCAACCGAAGGGGGGGCACATTTTTAATATGGATGGTGCTGGTTCTGGGGGATCTAGTACCCCTCTTACAGCTGT CTATGGATCAACAAAGTGTGGTCTTAGGCAACTCCAATCATCACTTCTGAAGGAGTGTAGGCGATCTAAAGTTGGAGTACATACAGCATCTCCAGGCATGGTCCTTACagatttgctattgag TGGATCAACTCTAAAAAATAAACAAATGTTTAACATCATTTGTGAGCTTCCAGAAACAGTTGCTAGAACTTTAGTTCCACGGATGCGGGTTGTGAAGGGTTCAGGGAAGGCCATCAATTACTTGACCCCTCCTAGGATATTACTTGCTTTGGTCACTGCATGGTTGCGGCGAGGTCGCTGGTTTGATGCCCAG GGAAGGGCATTATATGCGGCTGAGGCAGACCGACTTCGTAACTGGGCTGAAAACCGAGCTCGGTTTTCCTTCACAGATGCAATGGAAATGTACACTGAAAATACTTGGGTATCTGTGTTTTCACTCTCCGTTGTTTGTGCCTTCATAATCCTTTCGAGCACGGGCAGCACTTTTCCTGGCACCTGA